From Camelina sativa cultivar DH55 chromosome 7, Cs, whole genome shotgun sequence, one genomic window encodes:
- the LOC104703875 gene encoding cytosolic sulfotransferase 1-like — MDLKERPLNVRGDKISEETKSLISSLPSDADGQGKKLCKYQGCWYYYNTLQGVLNFHRGFQPQDTDIILASFPKSGTTWLKALTVALLERSKHRSSDDHPLLSDNPHGIVPFLEIDVYIESSSPDLSKFSSFPRLFSTHMPLHTMQETLKDSSPCKIVYMCRYAKDTLISWWFFVCAMHKIELDKSILEYIHKSFCSGAIYYGPFWEHVLSYWRGSLEDPNHVLFMRYEEMKAEPRDQIKRLADFLGCSFTKEEEDVGLSLKCDLRKK; from the coding sequence CTTCACTTCCTTCGGACGCAGATGGCCAAGGGAAGAAGCTTTGTAAGTATCAAGGATGCTGGTATTACTACAACACTCTCCAAGGCGTTCTTAATTTCCACAGAGGTTTTCAACCGCAAGACACCGATATAATCCTCGCTTCTTTCCCCAAATCAGGCACTACATGGCTCAAGGCCCTCACTGTCGCCCTCCTTGAGAGATCGAAGCACCGTTCGTCTGATGATCATCCTCTGCTCTCTGATAATCCTCATGGAATTGTACCATTCTTAGAGATTGATGTATATATTGAAAGCTCAAGTCCTGACTTGTCCAAGTTCTCATCATTTCCAAGGCTGTTCTCGACTCACATGCCACTTCACACTATGCAAGAGACACTCAAGGACTCGTCTCCTTGCAAGATTGTGTACATGTGTAGGTACGCGAAGGACACGTTGATCTCGTGGTGGTTTTTCGTGTGTGCTATGCATAAAATAGAACTAGACAAAAGCATTCTCGAGTATATACACAAATCGTTTTGTAGTGGAGCTATCTATTATGGACCTTTTTGGGAACATGTCCTGAGCTATTGGAGAGGAAGCTTAGAAGACCCCAACCATGTTCTTTTTATGAGGTACGAGGAAATGAAAGCAGAGCCTCGTGATCAGATCAAGAGACTTGCGGACTTCTTGGGGTGTTCTTTtacgaaggaagaagaagatgttgggCTAAGCTTGAAGTGTGACTTGCGGAAGAAGTAA